GAATCGGATCCAAATCAACGGAAACTACGTTGCAGAAACAGCAGTAATATCTGAAACGAACCTTTCTGAGCTTCAGCGACTAGTATGCAAGGTATTTGAACTTTTTTGTGGCCCTTGATCTTCTTGGATTCTGAATTTCAAATTATCTAGTTACCTTATATGTTATCTGCATTCTTCTTAAAGTTGTTGCTAGAGGTGGAAGATTTGAAGTCATCTAAGTCTGTACAAGGTCAAAGAATCAGTTTTTTGGAGCATGAATTGGTAAGGTTCCATTGGGTAATGTCactcttattttattttgaaaaattctaTGCCTTGATAAAATAAGGTTTCCTGCATCATTTGGTTGACAGGTGTATACTCATTCTGTTGTCAGTTGGCTTTTCTCTGGAAATATAGGAAGTTCATTATGGAATATTGCATAATCCTTATGGGGCAACATTTTAAAACTGGTGCATCGTTCATTAAGCACCATATGTGGTGCAGTTTGAATTACCTTAGGAAACTTGATTATGCATCTTCCTGTTCTACGATCCCTATTCCCTGGCATAAAATGTTGGAATATGGTTGACACAATTGAATTCCCCCTCGTCTTACCCATTCAACCTATTGAGTGGAAATGTGATTTAACAGGTTGTGGAAGCTTCAGGGCTGCTTTAAGTAATGAATTTCATTTGCATTTCAAAATGGAGAGATCCCTTCTTTCAAATCttcaaatatttcataaacaagttatttattattttattttcccaaATGTCATGGATCTATAATATCCATTTGCAATTTTATACTTGTTTTGTTACTTCAGTCAATTAAGTTCAATGGATTGACTTAAATATGCCTAGAATTTTTTATGACGACAGATCAGATTGTTTAATTCCTAACTTCCATCTCCATCTTTTTAATTAATCACCCTGCACTCTGTATTTCAATTAATTAGCATGTGTTGGACTGCCCTTTTCTCAAGGAGAGAGGGGGTTGGAATATGATTTAAATGATTAAATTTTGCCCGCACTGATAGGATAACAAAGTGGGTTAAAATTGTGATTTAACATACAGTACTGGGCaagttttattatttatatgcaGGCATTGGTTGAGCTGTCATGCATTACAAAGATTACTTTCATTGGTGGAAAGTGCTGCTGTAAATACTTGTCTCTgtgtcacattttttttttcaacataagcagtttcttctttattttgtaTACAAGCATTTCATCTTGAGGTAGGTTTGTTTTATATGATTATCTAATAACGTTACTGTACTGTCGAAAATCTCCTGCATTTCTCATCGTAACATTGAATTTCCACATTCAttcgaaggaaaaaaaaaaatctctggcACAGGATTCCACTTGGTTACTGTGTGGAGAATGGTAGTTCCGGTTATATCATTTTTTCGTTCATACTTATACTCTTTGTTGGCTTACTTCTTGTCATGGATTAGCGATCTTATTTTGGTAAATTGGAAAAATAGGTTGGGTCCAAAATTGAAATACTACATCTGAGAAGAAGATGCAAGGAATTGGAATTTGGATCACTAGCATCTTTTGGACTTGCTGAAGACTCTAACCCAAAGGAGCTGAATTCAATCAATGAGGAACAACCAGACCTTGAAGATGCAATACTTGTAGCCGGAGGATTTGATGGTTCTTCATGGCTATCTTCTTTGGATTGCTATCATCCTCACAGAGGTCTTCTGAGGTCGCTTAGTTCTATGAGTTCTGTACGGTCCTATGGTGCAGCAAAGTTATATGGTGAACTTTATATTCTCGGTGGTATAGATGGTAATTCCTGGCATAATACAGGTACTTTCGTTGCTTTTCTATTTATCTTATGGTACATACTGCTTCTTGACAATGCAAATGAATTTctgattttactttttttaaatatgaagtTGATTCGTACAACCCAGTTTCCAATCGCTGGGTTAGCCGTCCTCCATTGAATCGAAGTAAGGGAGGCTTAGCTGGGGTATCATTGCAGGAAAAGATTTTTGCGATTGGGGGTGGAAATGGACTTGATTACTTCGCAGAGGTGGAGATGTTGGATCTAAATTTTGGAAGGTGGATCCCTATGCGTTCAATTTTACAAAAGGTACAATCTAAATTATTGTTGGATTGCATAACTGCAGTGCTCGGAATAATAGTCTTTGTTGTACTCATGTGGCTGCTGATTGGATTAGAGGGACAACCATATCTTTATGGATTTGACTCTAtgacaacaaataaaaattgcaaGATCACAAGCATGAAACTGCCACTTTATGGCACCATTTGCGCTGCCATTAAAAGCTCACTTTGGAAAGCAATTAATCAATTGATGCTGTTCtggttagaaattttttttaccctGATTGACATTCCATTAAGGACTTctgtaacaaaaagaaaagaaaattataggAAAGGAtatttggattttctttctttttgaattaGTTTCAGTCAACTAACTTATTTCACTTCTATTCTGTCAGCGATTTGCTGCCGCCGCTGCAGAAATGAATGGCACAATTTATGTTGTTGGGGGATATGATGGAACAACTTACTTAAAGTATGATACCTTTTCAATTagttttttctttatctttcttttatCATCGTTTGATTGGTTGATAAGGTTGTCTGATTGAATCATCTTCTTATCTCTCATTCAGCTCACTTGAGAGGTTTGATCCTCGAGAGCATTATAGTAAAAATCTTGGGAGCATGGCCACAAGGAGAGGATGCCATTCTTTGGTTGTTTTAAATGAAAAATTGTAAGTAAACTTTATTGAGTATGGATAAGTTCATGAACGGTTTGATGTTAGGAATCTTGGTTGCAGACACTGATTACATGAGACACCAGCTTGGTGTAAGAAACTTATTCAATCAGACCATTGTATGGTGGATGCTTTTAATTGTTGATCCAGATATTGAAAATCTTATCGTAATCAAAACTTTATGGAAAATCATACATGCAGGTATGCTATTGGAGGCTATGACGGAGCTAGAATGGTCCCAACAGTTGAGATTTTCGACCCTCGTATTGGTTCATGGATGATGGGggattccttgaatgacattaGGGGATATTTTGGAGCTGTTGTGATTGGAGATGGGATTTATGCCATTGGGGGTATGAAGAAAGATGGTGAAGTTTTGGACACGGTACGCACCATTCCCAGCATACTTTACACACCTTCAAATGGATATAGCGATTTATTCATAATGTTCTTATGTTTACCATTAAACGATTTAATATGATCATTCTCAGGTGGAGTATTACAAGGAGGGTCATGGTTGGTGGGTAACCGACCGGAAAACACTTGGCAAACGGTGCCACTTCTCTTCCATTGTTATGTGAGTTTGAGGGCATGAAAAATCAGTCTGCCTTTATTTGTAAAAAAGAAGAGCAAAATTTTGTGGGTAAATCATAGCGAGTTGTAGAAGGTGAAACAACTAGAATGTTAAAGACGTAAATGGAACATGAGTGGTGATATACTCGGGCAATAGAACTGTTTgtgtttgttcttgtttttgacATGGGCAATTTTAACATCATGGATGACATATTTAACCCAAGGAACTGAAACCAAAACGatatcgttttttttttctttttttatcataaaCAACATTTACCGTCCACAATGAAGAATAGTTCCACCTTCTTATGAAACTTACCAGCCTATAAGTCACAGAGGATTGAATAAGGTTTAATGTTCAAAGTAATTTCTCAAAGTGGATTGAAGAGGATTGGACTTAATTGCTCTCCATGACCCAATCAAGGTGGACCAGGCAAATTTGCAGGCCTAGTCAGGGTTAGTGGAAAGTAAACCCCAATCACACCCTATAATTGCTAGCGCTTAGACATTCCTGTCTCGCACGGTAGAACTGAAGCAGCCAAGAAGAAGATCTTCTTTGTTCGATACAGTCTCCGCTtctcgtcttcttcttcaaggtATGGCTTCTCTGAAATACTCCTCCATTCGTACTTCTCTCAGATCCGCCTCTCTTCATACCTCCAAATCTTTAATAAAAGGCCGCGATTTTGATTTCAACGGCATCGATGATGCTGTTCACTGCTTTAATCGGATGGGTCACATGCACCCTCCACCTTCTAcgtttgaatttaatttattgtttaGTTCAATCGTGAAAATGAATCACTATTCAGCCGTGATTTCACTGGCTAAATCTATAGAGCTGTTTGGTATCAAGCACGATATCTGTACTTTTAATATATTGATCAACTGCCTCTGCCGTTTGAGGCGTGTAGATTTTGGGTTTTCTCTTCTGGGGAAAATCCTGAAACTTGGTCACCAACCTGATACGGTAACATTCACCACCATCATCAAGGGATTGTCTGCTGAGGGTAAAGTTGCACATGCTGTGAGATTTTTTGATGAGATGGTGGATAATGGTTATCAACCCAATGTAGTTACAACACTATGACGAATTGTTTTTGTAAGGGAGGATACACCCATGTCGCACCCCATTTActcaacaaaatggaaaatAGAGGTTGTGAACCAGATGTGGTGGCATATAATGTAGTCATTGACGGCCTATGCAAGGACATGCAATTTGACAACGCTTTCAATATGTATTTGGAAATGATGGATCAAGGTGTTACACCAGATGTCGTCACTTATAGCTCTTTAATTCAAGGTGCGTGCAATTCGGACCAATGGAAGAAGACTACTAGATTATGGAATGAAATGATTGCAAGGAAGATCACACCAGATGTCATCACTTTCAGTATTATCATTGATAAGCTATGTAAAGAAGGGGAGATTTTGGAGGCTGAATGTGTACTTGAGATGATGATTGAGGTCGGGGTGGACCTTGATCTGGTCACTTATACTGCATTGATGGATGGATATTGTCTAGTAGGCCAAATTGATAAGGCATTGAAAGTGTTTGATACGATTTCTGAGAGGGGTTTTCAACTTAATGTTATTAGTTCTAATATCTTAAACAATGGATTATGTAAGAGTAAACGTATAAAGAAAGCAATGGGATTTTTTAGTGATATGAATTCCAAAGGGTTGTCTGCTAACACTATTACATACAATACCCTTATAAGTGCATTGTGCAATGTAGGCGAAGTTCAAGCGGCAAAAGATCTTCTTGGGGAGATGTGTGCACGCGGTCATACTCCAAACTTGATAACTTACAGCAGTCTATTGAATGGTTTATGCAAGCATGGGTATCTTGATGAGGCATTGGTTTTGTTTAAAGCAATGGAAGAAAGTGGGTTGGAACTTGATATTATAACTTATAACACCATCATTGATGGTTTAAGCAAGGGCGGGAAGCTTAATATTGCAACTGACCTGTTTTCCAGCTTGTCTGTGAAGGGCGTAAATCATGATGTCAAGTCGTATAATATCATGATCAACGGCCTCTGTAAAGAAGGGTACTTAAGTGAAGCATACCGGCTTTTCACTGAAATGGAAGGTAATGGTTTGTCCCCAGACGGCAGTATTTATAATGCAATCATCCGAGGATTTTTCCACAACAGTAACACATCTTTGGAAATGCGGCTTCTTCAATAAATGCGTGATAAGGGGTTCTCTGGAGATGCATCTACTGCAGAGATGCTAGTGGATTTGTTATCTAACGATGCATATGACAAATCAGTTTCCAACGAACTTCTTCGTAAGCTACTGTCAACTTGATCATTGATGTATGCATCAGACCTGTTATTCCTAAGTGAGTGGTGAGTTAATTGTTGAAATCTTGTCTGATTATTGTTGTTCCTTTATGTCTATGTAGCTTCCTAGGATCTCAATAtctcttaatttgtttttgaaatgaaTCGTAATGTTTTCAAATTAATATTATGATGAAACATTATTAACATGTACTACTATTTGTTACAATTTTCTTCagtatgttttttttccctgttccCTAAAAAGTACAGAATTCTTTCAATGTCATTATTTCTATTGAAGTTGCTGAATAATATCCTCCAATCATAACATGTTTCTTGCCCGCTCTAAATCCTTGGTTATGTTCGGAggaattgtgttttggtgtgtgCGAGTATACCTTTTTCGTATCAGGGTAAATTGTAATCATATCAACTCCACAGATGCATCTACTGCAGAGATGTTAGTGGATTTGTTATCTAACGATGCATTTGACAAATCAGTTTCTGAAGAACTTCGTAAGCTACTGTCAACTTGATCTTTCTTGCAACCTGTTATTCCTAAGTGAGTGGTGAGTTAATTGTTGAAATCTTGTCAGGTTATTGCTCTTCTTTTATGTCTATGTAGCTTCCTTGGATCTCAATATCTcgtaatttgtttttgaaatgaaTTCTAATGTTTACAAACTAATATTATGATCAAACAATATTAGCAGCTACTACCATTTGTAACAATTTTCTACATTATGCCTGTTTTCCCCTATTCACTAAAATGTCTCAGAATTCTTTCAATGTCATTATTTATATTGAAGTAGCTGAATAATGTCCTCAAATCATAACATCTTTCTCGCACGCTGTAAATCATTTGTTTTGTTCGGAGGCaatgtgttttgtttatgtctctctctctctctctctctctctctatatatatatatatatatagacacacactaattttcattcaaaaaatctACTAAATTCCCTTTTCCTTTAGAACTTCTAATTGACAGCACAGTAGGGGATGTTTTATAGGAATTGCTGTTTAATTTGATCCTCATTTGTATGTAAACATGGGGAAGTATTTTCATAATTCTCTTTATCCAAAGgagtcttttgtttttcttgaaaatGCTGGATCATAAATCTTGGCCATAGCAATGATCAAATTTTCAAGTAATGCAACCGCTGGAAGCTCGATTTTACTGCAGCTTGAGAAGCATTGTTGCCTCTATTTGTAAGAGTGCAATATTATCTGCTTGATAAGAGAGAGTACAATATTATCTGCTTGATAAGAGTACAGACCTGCAGACACTAACGCTCGATTAGAACTGCTTCACTGGTCAAATTACTGTATGACTTGGTTAACTCAATTTTTTTGGCGGTTTTTAGTTTGAAGAACAATTCATTTAATGGGTTTCTCCcaaaatgtataaaaaaatcTGGAAAATCTTAGAATTCTTGGTCTTTTAAGGAATCAGTTTGGAGAAGTTCCTGATCTTTACAACTTGACAAACCTTAAAGTTCTTGATTTAGGAAGAAATCTAAGAATGGATTGTAGAACCATTTCCCTCCTCGCTGCCGCCACTTCCTATGCTAATATCTTGATGTTGGGGCGACAAACTCACTGGTATGCTACTACAGAACATGTCCTGCAGTTCTGATATTGCTTTTGTCAATTCATCCTCAAATCTTTTGACTGGAAAGTTGCCTACTTGCCTGGAATTAACAACCAGTGACAGGGATGTGCTTTATGGTGGAAAATTGTTTGTCTAATGTGGGTCAAGAGCGGAATCCTCCTTACATCTGTCACAGTGAAGCATTGGCTGTTGAAATCTTGCCTCATAAGCAGAAGCAAATCAAGAAGGTATATGGTAAGAATGCAGAGAATTACCTCAAACAGAACAAGTATATATAATGCTAGATTGAACTTGCCTTAAAAGAAACTAATCAATTTTCGATTAATTGGAATGATTTTTCTTTACCATTGCCCAGATAAACTTAGCATTGTTAACTGTGTTTGGCAAGCTAGAAAGTGTAGAGGCCAAACAAGGAATTGAGTCTTTATTTGTGTAACACGTTACAGTTATACCTCAGACATAGACATGATGTTGAGAGATTGAAAAAACCCaactaaaacaagaaaacaaaaccaatgGAGAAAGAATAGTCCAACCCTAAAGAAAACCCTTGAAGCTGCTTAATTACCTTCCTTGatcgtctatatatatatatatatattgaggtGTATGTAACATTGACATATATTGAGGACACAATGGCCATGAGTATGAGGCAGAGAAGAGGGGGAAACATCATTTACCGTCCACATCGAAGAATAGCTCCACCCTCTTATGAGACTTTCCAGCCTAATTCAGAGTGGATTGAAGAAGATAGTTCAACCATTTTACTCGTTTATGTTGAAGGTAATTTTGGATTATAAATCTCACGTTTCCTTTCTCATCAGCAGCTTAATCCCACATTGTTGTTATACATTTGCCAACCACATTAGACTTGATTGCGCAGGTTTCTTGAAGGACCAAATCAAGGTGGACCACGACGAATCCGCAGGCCTGATCAGGGTTAGTGGAGAGCGTCCTGTTCTAGACAGGAGACACCTTCGTTTTAACCAACAGTTTAGTGCACCAGAAGATTGTAACCCAGAGAAATGGAAACCCAATTTGATGAAGGGATTCTCAGGatcacaattccaaagctcaacaTTGGTCCTAAAGAGAATGCCAAGGAAACCCTCCTTCAAGAAGCCTTAATAGAGCCCATACCTCAAAAGGGTCATGAAGATATTCTGCCTAAAACAACATCAGACGCCaacaatgaagaacaaaaagcAGAGGAAAAAATCGAAGTTGTAATCTCCGAAAGATCAAACGAAGCCGAGAATGTTACGGAGGATAAGGAAGATGAAATTGGTGAGAAAAGTAAAGAATCGAAGACAAGTGTTAATCTTCTTGAaaacaaagagaaggaaaagaatgaAAGTGACACTAATTTAGAGACTCAGAGAGGTGGTGGTGATTATGAAGAGAAGCCGGGGAAGGTTGGTCCTTCCATTACTGGACATAATGAAGAGAAGCAAATGCTGATAAATGTTGGTGTAGCAACTTTGGTGATTTTAACAGTTGGTGCTCAAGTATACAATACCATTATTGGTTTCAACTGTACAAGTTAATCAGAACCATATAAGTGAACACAACgttgtatatacacatattatGTAACTTTATAAGTGAACACAACGttgtatatacacacattatATAACTTTATAAGTGAACACATTGTACTTTGAATATTCAGAAAATCTTAAGAATGATGATTTAACATAGCGTTGGACTGGAATTTGGATCAATCATCTGTACATGTATGTCAGTACACATGAGCAAGAAGGAAGTCGAGGAACAAGGAACTGAAACcaaaaacgatgtcgttttccacaaaaaaattgtaaaaaagaaaataacgaGTGAGATGAAAACACTTGCTAGCCGCCTGTAGACATTCCTCTCTTGCACGCTAGAACTGAAGCAGCCAAGAAGAAGATCTTCTTTGTTCGATACAGTCTCCGCTtctcgtcttcttcttcaaggtATGGCTTCTCTCAATTACTCCTCACTTCGTACTTTTCTCAGATCGGCCTCTTTTCATACCTCCAAAGCTTCAATAAAAGGCCGCGATTTTGATTTCAACGGCATCGATGATGCTGTTCACTGCTTTAATCGGATGGTTCACATGCACCCTCCACCTTCTACGTTCGAATTTAATCGATTGTTTAGTTCAATCGTGAAAATGAATCACTATTCAGTCGTGATTTCACTGGCTAAATCTATGGAGTTGTTTGGTATCAAGCACAATATCTGCACTTTTAATATATTGATCAACTGCCTCTGCTGTTTGAGGCGTGTGGATTTTGGGTTTTCTCTTTTGGGGAAAATCCTGAAACTTGGTCTCCAACCTGATACTGTAACATTCACCACCATCATCAAGGGATTGTGTGCTGAGGGTAAAGTTGCCTATGCTGTGAGATTTTTTGATGAGATGGTGGATAATGGTTATCAACCCAATGTAGTTACTTACACCACTATGATGAATTGTTTTTGTAAAGGAGGATACACCCACATCGCACTCCATTTACTCAGCAAAATGGAAAATAGAGGTTGTAAACCAGATGTGGTGGCATATAATATAGTCATTGATGGCCTATGCAAGGACATGCGATTTGACAATGCTTTCAATCTGTATTTGGAAATGATGGATCAAGGTGTCACACCAGATGTCGTCACGTATAACTCTTTAATTCAAGGTGGATGCAATTCAGGCCAATGGAAGAAGACTACTAGGTTATGGAATGAAATGATTGCAAAGAAGATCACACCGAATGTCATCACTTTCAGTATTATCGTTGATATGCTATGTAAAGAAGGGAAGATTTTAGAGGCTGAATGTGTTCTTAAGAAGATGATTGAGGACGGGGTGGACCCTAATGTGGTCACATATAGTGCATTGATGGACGGATATTGTCTAATAGGCCGAATTGATAAGGCATTGAGAGTGTTTGACACGATTGCTAAAAGGGGTTTTCAACTTAATGTTGTTAGTTATAATATCTTAATCAATGGATTATGTAGGAGTAAACGTATAAAGAAAGCAATGGGATTTTTTAGTGATATGAATTCCAAAGGGTTGCTTGCTAACACTATTACATACAATACCCTTGTAAGTGCATTGTGCAATGTAGGCAAAGTTCAACCGGCAAAAGATCTTCTTGAGGAGATGTGTGCACGCGGTCATACTCCAAACTTGATAACTTACAACACTTTATTAGATGGTTTATGCAAGCATGGGTATCTTGATGAGGCATTGGTTTTGTTTAAAGCAATGGAAGAAAGTGGGTTGGAACTTGATATTATAACTTATAACACCATCATTGATGGTTTAAGCAAGGGCGGGAAGCTTAATATTGCAACTGACCTGTTTTCCAGCTTGTCTGTGAAGGGCGTAAATCATGATATAAAGTCGTATAATATCATGATCAACGGCCTCTGTAAAGAAGGGCACTTAAGTGAAGCATACCGGCTTTTCACTGAAATGGAAGGTAATGGTTTGTCCCCAGATGGCAGTATTTATAATGCAATCATCCGAGGATTTTTCCGCAACAGCAACATATCTTTGGCAATGCGGCTTCTTCAAGAAATGCGTGATAAGGGGTTCTCTGGAGATGCATCTACTGCAGAGATGCTAGTGGATTTGTTATCTAACGATGCCTATGACAAATCAGTTTCCGAAGAACTTCGTAAGCTACTGTCAACTTGATCACTGATGCATGCATCAGACCTGTTATTCCTGTGTGAGTGGTGAGTTAATTGTTGAAATCTTGTCAGATTATTGTTCTTCCTTAATGTCTATGTAGCTTCCTAGGATCTCAATAtctcttaatttgtttttgaaatgaaTCGTAACGTTTTCCCCCTGTTCCCTGAAAAGTACAGAATTCTTTCAATGTCATTATTTCTATTGAAGTTGCTGAATAATATCCTCCAATCATAACATGTTGCTCGCCCGCTCTAAATCCTTGGTTATGTTCGGAGGCATTATGTTTTGTGTATGTTTCTCTTTATATATTAAGCTAataatttccttttcctttagAACTTATAATTGACAGCTCGGTTGGGGATATTTTATAGGGATTGCTGTTGAATTTGAATCTCATTTGTATTGAAACATAGGGAAGTATTAATAATTCTCTATATCAAAAGGGTACTTATAATTTGATACTCATAGTGGACTTGGAGACAAGTAAAGAGTTCTGCTGATGATTGAATTTTATTCATAGTGACTAATGG
This genomic window from Tripterygium wilfordii isolate XIE 37 chromosome 9, ASM1340144v1, whole genome shotgun sequence contains:
- the LOC120005910 gene encoding kelch-like protein 12, with the protein product IKVRFRIRKQCLSLSESEFRPIIADNYYEANFFWFELDRNQTDKLISLFSSSPVGSGPSLSNHVKFSSLSKGLYISTKRNGNYSSETSNLAVACADQTYLGRGSSQNELGLDREKKRLEVIVSNNKAGNDEYEAGHTNQSYGHSYAYVVEYTSTINPNTDNSHTAAGDVNTSLPQSQKSWSSLFKSKTDPGTAKEPEDCKSLAGELSVLEWESSCVGPSCKRQLLEPPTDEAVVGKYDNGEGLISSVIGEADFSACHSESNETLPTTDTTQECGELNTAALDGDLPLNLERSLPWDLSCLDGESQFLKAPIENLGKDNHGNRIQINGNYVAETAVISETNLSELQRLVCKLLLEVEDLKSSKSVQGQRISFLEHELVGSKIEILHLRRRCKELEFGSLASFGLAEDSNPKELNSINEEQPDLEDAILVAGGFDGSSWLSSLDCYHPHRGLLRSLSSMSSVRSYGAAKLYGELYILGGIDGNSWHNTVDSYNPVSNRWVSRPPLNRSKGGLAGVSLQEKIFAIGGGNGLDYFAEVEMLDLNFGRWIPMRSILQKRFAAAAAEMNGTIYVVGGYDGTTYLNSLERFDPREHYSKNLGSMATRRGCHSLVVLNEKLYAIGGYDGARMVPTVEIFDPRIGSWMMGDSLNDIRGYFGAVVIGDGIYAIGGMKKDGEVLDTVEYYKEGHGWWVTDRKTLGKRCHFSSIVM
- the LOC120006540 gene encoding inactive protein RESTRICTED TEV MOVEMENT 2-like, with the protein product MAMSMRQRRGGNIIYRPHRRIAPPSYETFQPNSEWIEEDSSTILLVYVEGFLKDQIKVDHDESAGLIRVSGERPVLDRRHLRFNQQFSAPEDCNPEKWKPNLMKGFSGSQFQSSTLVLKRMPRKPSFKKP
- the LOC120006692 gene encoding pentatricopeptide repeat-containing protein At1g12300, mitochondrial-like, translating into MASLNYSSLRTFLRSASFHTSKASIKGRDFDFNGIDDAVHCFNRMVHMHPPPSTFEFNRLFSSIVKMNHYSVVISLAKSMELFGIKHNICTFNILINCLCCLRRVDFGFSLLGKILKLGLQPDTVTFTTIIKGLCAEGKVAYAVRFFDEMVDNGYQPNVVTYTTMMNCFCKGGYTHIALHLLSKMENRGCKPDVVAYNIVIDGLCKDMRFDNAFNLYLEMMDQGVTPDVVTYNSLIQGGCNSGQWKKTTRLWNEMIAKKITPNVITFSIIVDMLCKEGKILEAECVLKKMIEDGVDPNVVTYSALMDGYCLIGRIDKALRVFDTIAKRGFQLNVVSYNILINGLCRSKRIKKAMGFFSDMNSKGLLANTITYNTLVSALCNVGKVQPAKDLLEEMCARGHTPNLITYNTLLDGLCKHGYLDEALVLFKAMEESGLELDIITYNTIIDGLSKGGKLNIATDLFSSLSVKGVNHDIKSYNIMINGLCKEGHLSEAYRLFTEMEGNGLSPDGSIYNAIIRGFFRNSNISLAMRLLQEMRDKGFSGDASTAEMLVDLLSNDAYDKSVSEELRKLLST